A genomic region of Planococcus kocurii contains the following coding sequences:
- a CDS encoding CidA/LrgA family protein — translation MKIIYIFLQLFAITGFYLLGETIQALFNIPLPGSIIGFLLLFAVLMLKVFPLKWIDSGAHFLLAFLPLYFIPATVGVVEYGELFSGKGILLIPIVMVSTFLTIAVSGWVSQYIAARKEPSS, via the coding sequence TTGAAAATCATCTACATCTTTCTTCAGCTTTTCGCCATCACTGGCTTTTATTTATTAGGTGAAACAATTCAAGCCCTCTTCAACATTCCGCTGCCTGGCAGTATTATTGGTTTTCTTTTATTGTTTGCTGTTCTTATGCTTAAAGTTTTTCCACTAAAATGGATTGATTCAGGTGCACATTTTCTATTGGCTTTTTTACCACTTTATTTTATTCCTGCTACTGTTGGTGTCGTTGAATACGGAGAGCTGTTTTCTGGAAAAGGAATTTTACTAATTCCCATTGTCATGGTTAGTACGTTTCTTACCATCGCGGTATCCGGCTGGGTCAGTCAATATATCGCCGCGCGAAAGGAGCCGTCTTCATAA
- a CDS encoding LrgB family protein, producing the protein MEVNLIAVFFAALTIAVYFLTNVVYVKYQKTLLNPVLASTAILSVVLVVGNIPYDTYLTGGSWIGTLLGPAVVALAIPLYKQRGLLFSNLLPIFSGIIAGVAVGMTSGILFTQLFHFSEQLILTVLPKSLTTPVAMQVASDLGGIPSLAAVFVMVAGFTGYIIGPFFLNWLHIDSAIGRGIALGTSSHGMGTAKAFEYGQQEASMSSVAMTLSAVLGALLGPVAAFLLL; encoded by the coding sequence ATGGAAGTTAATCTAATTGCTGTTTTCTTTGCCGCCTTGACTATTGCTGTTTATTTTCTTACGAATGTTGTTTATGTGAAATATCAAAAAACGCTATTGAACCCAGTACTTGCTTCTACAGCAATCCTATCGGTTGTATTGGTAGTCGGCAACATCCCTTACGATACGTATTTAACAGGTGGCAGCTGGATCGGTACACTTTTAGGGCCGGCAGTTGTCGCGTTAGCCATTCCTCTTTATAAACAACGCGGTTTGCTTTTCAGTAATTTACTCCCTATTTTTTCAGGCATTATTGCAGGGGTGGCAGTTGGCATGACGAGCGGAATACTGTTTACTCAGCTATTCCATTTTTCAGAACAACTGATTTTGACCGTTTTACCAAAATCATTGACGACACCCGTCGCGATGCAAGTGGCAAGCGACCTTGGTGGTATTCCTTCTCTAGCTGCGGTTTTCGTTATGGTTGCAGGGTTTACCGGTTATATTATCGGCCCGTTCTTTTTAAACTGGTTGCATATCGATTCGGCAATCGGTCGCGGCATCGCACTCGGTACGTCCTCACACGGCATGGGCACAGCAAAAGCCTTTGAATACGGTCAGCAAGAAGCTTCGATGAGCTCTGTTGCCATGACCTTAAGTGCTGTACTTGGGGCCTTACTAGGTCCTGTTGCGGCGTTTTTGCTCCTGTAA